The Episyrphus balteatus chromosome 4, idEpiBalt1.1, whole genome shotgun sequence genome includes a window with the following:
- the LOC129919498 gene encoding uncharacterized protein LOC129919498, with translation MSYLLFLIFFAILDIGRTYSLETFKPSNEKLSSLLIDIHKVESFQSLFILKSSKKLKTIDNEENFIKDLSISLEIPIIQSTETASFHLKKKINENLLTFVFFDSKNQLLLQQLSKYLNHLRFCKIIFYYSNNSLKKETELIDLFDFCWRNSMINVMVIYSDFANSSIYYSYSNFSNVPIEEIIWNGSLPNHGYFPNRMRDLKRTVLPVLLGGDEPGMIFKRNSIGVEKVLGHSGHFFRALAKKHNGVLNMTNINPSLTNFDMFQLVLKGTVEFSSGVVQRTEQLEMYTYPYYLVDWCIMLPVEPKISISDIFIRIFDCQTFLLTIAALFLLSVILEYISGQKTALIDYFFNDKCLRGFLGQPFPEVSNASGCHF, from the exons ATGAGTTACctcttatttcttattttctttgcAATTCTGGATATTGGAAGGACTTACTCTTTGGAAACTTTCAAACCTTCCAACGAAAAACTTTCAAGCCTACTCATCGACATTCATAAAGTGGAATCTTTTCAAAGTCTTTTTATTCTAAAATCatccaaaaaactcaaaactattGACAATGaagaaaatttcattaaagATTTATCAATATCTCTTGAAATTCCAATAATTCAATCAACTGAAACAGCATCATTTCacttgaaaaagaaaatcaatgaAAATCTACTAACATTTGTTTTCTTCGATTCAAAAAATCAACTACTTCTGCAACAACTTTCAAAATATCTTAATCATTTGAGGTTCTGCAAGATAATATTTTACTATAGTAATAATAGTTTGAAGAAGGAAACAGAACTAATAGATCTGTTTGATTTCTGCTGGCGAAATAGCATGATAAATGTGATGGTTATTTATAGTGACTTTGCAAATTCATCTATTTACTACAGTTATAGCAATTTTTCGAATGTTCCTATTGAAGAAATCATATGGAATGGGTCATTGCCGAATCATGGTTACTTTCCGAATCGCATGCGAGACTTGAAACGAACAGTTCTGCCAGTTCTATTGGGAGGAGATGAACCAGGGATGATATTCAAACGAAATAGTATTGGTGTGGAGAAAGTCTTAGGCCATTCTGGTCACTTTTTCCGCGCTTTAGCTAAAAAACACAATGGTGTTTTGAATATGACAAACATTAACCCTTCGCTTACAAACTTCGATATGTTTCAACTTGTCTTAAAAGGAACAGTGGAATTTTCTTCTGGAGTTGTTCAACGAACAGAACAGCTAGAAATGTACACTTATCCTTATTATCTGGTTGATTGGTGTATAATGCTACCAGTTGAACCAAAAATTTCAATCTCTGATATATTCATAAGAATTTTTGACTGTCAGACATTTCTCTTGACTATCGCTGCACTTTTTCTTCTATCAGTTATACTCGAGTACATTTCCGGACAAAAAACGGCTTTGATCGACTACTTTTTCAACGATAAATGTTTACGGGGATTTCTTGGACAACCATTTCCGGAGGTTTCGAATGCTTCTGGATGT CATTTCTAG
- the LOC129919585 gene encoding uncharacterized protein LOC129919585 has translation MCDTPVNDEPAWLDSAFVLKILTKYSKSPIKEIKSFTKQPATAKGENYASVMTLLNVKYVTEQNGTVESVSFIVKSRVDNEVFSAIEEEYNIFQRELQVYSVFMKEAEDLLRSIGDETIFGPRAIYLEDGVIVQENLKIKGYHIVDVKKGLNLDQITAALEKLAKFHATSMVLYRKNPELFKHHMAGNISENPTPLHYVYTNAIETSIEYCKSNKNLQQYVPKLEEFGTKIVPKMINVFSRNKVDRFHVLNHGDLWVNNMMFKSDKDVLFVDYQEGYFGSPGIDLNWFIFSSWPTDIFTNQRDQLIEVYQNVLKNVLQKLEYDQRIPTTEDVKREIVNKGYHGLSTATCLLPILINENQELADAMNFILDTDEAKENRRKVFDNPAYGNRLAVFLEFFHQNGII, from the exons atgtGTGATACACCTGTAAATGATGAGCCTGCATGGCTAGACTCAGCTTTTGTCCTAAAAATACTCACTAAATATTCCAAATCAcctataaaagaaatcaaatcatTTACAAAACAACCAGCGACTGCAAAAGGTGAAAACTATGCTAGTGTTATGACACTACTTAATGTCAAATATGTCACTGAACAAAATGGTACAGTTGAATCGGTCTCATTTATTGTCAAATCACGTGTGGACAATGAAGTTTTTTCTGCTATCGAAGAAGAATATAATATATTTCAGCGTGAATTACAAGTTTATTCAGTTTTTATGAAGGAAGCTGAGGATCTTTTGAGATCGATTGGTGATGAGACGATTTTTGGACCaag AGCTATTTATTTAGAAGATGGTGTCATTGTTCaagaaaatctcaaaatcaAAGGATACCACATAGTGGATGTCAAAAAAGGACTAAATTTGGATCAAATCACTGCTGCTTTGGAAAAATTGGCTAAATTTCATGCAACCAGTATGGTTTTGTACAGAAAG AATCCCGAATTATTCAAACATCACATGGCAGGAAATATATCAGAAAATCCAACCCCATTACATTATGTTTACACGAATGCCATTGAAACATCAATTGAATATTGCAAAAGCAACAAAAACCTGCAGCAATATGTACCAAAATTAGAAGAATTTGGAACAAAAATTGTTCCGAAAATGATAAATGTCTTTAGTAGAAATAAAGTCGATCGTTTTCATGTTCTCAATCATGGTGATTTATGGGTGAATAATATGATGTTTAAAAGTGATAAGGATGTTCTTTTT gttgactATCAAGAAGGATATTTTGGATCACCGGGTATTGATTTAAATTGGTTTATATTCTCATCATGGCCAACAGATATTTTCACAAACCAAAGAGATCAATTAATTGAGGTTTatcaaaatgttttgaaaaatgttttacaaaaattggaATATGATCAAAGAATACCAACGACAGAAGATGTTAAGAGGGAAATTGTAAATAAGGGATATCACG GTCTTTCAACTGCAACATGTTTGCTACCGATTTTGATCAACGAAAATCAAGAACTTGCTGAtgcaatgaatttcattttagaCACCGATGAAGCAAAGGAAAATCGTCGAAAAGTTTTTGATAATCCAGCTTATGGAAATCGATTGGCTGTGTTCTTAGAATTTTTCCACCAAAATGGAATTATATAA
- the LOC129918123 gene encoding uncharacterized protein LOC129918123 — translation MSMSLEVPLILLTENETCFIKKHFNNNFLVVVLMESWNDELLNGLLESLHQIRLCKIIFILEDSSYLMDLFKFCWTNGMINAITVLKDFEKTTLVHTYSNFPVFVIEEIKWKMRQSMEKFFPDRLRDLHGYQLPLLVGGPDNNMLVSKNKLGEIVLKGCVGHLFQAFLSKHNLKIKPSNISLHLPAQQILQLVLNQSIELSTAATYPAIPMDLYTYPFDLSDWCIMLPIEPRIPIFEVFMIIFHPKALIILIGIMTVLSALLESAITLTIGGKSSLLNYFIKNSVFRGILGQSFAEEKKATITIKLIYLLICLLGLNIVTSYGAFLQTFITHPPSGKRIESFDDLLASKMKVYSLKAEVDRLTISEPRFRQKYYDMFLFEKNFTKYLNLNYFFNTNYAYVVTNIKWIIIQHRQKTYSRLLFRLPKDMCMFRNIPLVFPINENSIFKDVLNYLLIEVQSSGLMDFWKRRVFYELVEAGKLQLDDSTVKRSAEPLKVKDLMSVWINLVLAYFVGILCFLCEISVYRRKIRKENEARWKWFLD, via the coding sequence ATGTCCATGTCCTTAGAAGTTCCATTAATTCTTCTAACAGAAAATGAAacttgtttcataaaaaaacacttcaataataattttttagttgTTGTTTTAATGGAATCTTGGAACGATGAACTTCTTAATGGACTTTTAGAGAGTCTTCATCAAATTAGATTGTGCAAAATCATATTTATTCTTGAGGATTCTAGCTACTTGAtggatttgtttaaattttgttggacAAATGGAATGATAAATGCTATTACTGTCCTGAAGGACTTTGAAAAAACGACATTAGTTCACACCTACTCAAACTTTCCAGTATTTGTTATTGaagaaatcaaatggaaaatgaGACAAAGTATGGAAAAATTCTTCCCAGATCGCTTAAGAGACCTGCATGGATATCAACTACCACTTTTAGTTGGAGGACCAGATAATAATATGTTAgtttcaaaaaacaaacttggtgaaatagtACTCAAAGGCTGTGTGGGACATCTTTTTCAAGCTTTCCTAAGCAAACATAATCTCAAGATCAAACCATCCAATATTAGTTTACACCTTCCAGCTCAACAAATTCTTCAACTTGTTCTCAATCAAAGTATTGAATTATCAACAGCTGCAACTTATCCCGCTATTCCAATGGATTTATACACATATCCTTTTGATTTGTCAGATTGGTGCATAATGCTTCCGATTGAACCGAGAATTCCCATCTTCGAAGTGTTTATGATAATATTTCATCCAAAGGCATTGATAATTCTCATTGGAATTATGACAGTTCTATCAGCATTGCTAGAATCAGCTATAACATTGACAATTGGTGGAAAGAGTTCATTGTTGAACTATTTCatcaaaaatagtgttttcagGGGAATACTTGGTCAATCTTTTGCCGAAGAGAAAAAAGCTACCATCACTATCAAACTTATCTATTTACTAATATGTTTGTTGGGTTTAAATATTGTCACTTCGTATGGAGCATTTCTTCAAACCTTCATTACTCATCCTCCAAGTGGAAAACGTATCGAATCATTTGATGATTTACTTGCATCAAAAATGAAGGTCTACAGTTTGAAGGCAGAAGTCGATCGATTGACAATTTCTGAACCACGTTTTCGACAGAAATACTACGATATGTTTTTATTCGAAAAGAATTTCACCAAATacttaaatttgaattattttttcaacacTAATTATGCTTATGTGGTGACAAATATCAAATGGATAATAATTCAACATCGACAAAAAACTTACAGTCGTCTGTTATTTCGTTTGCCTAAGGATATGTGTATGTTTCGAAATATTCCATTGGTATTTCCAatcaatgaaaattcaatatttaaagATGTTTTGAATTATCTATTAATTGAAGTTCAATCGTCGGGTTTGATGGATTTTTGGAAGAGAAGAGTATTTTATGAGCTTGTTGAAGCTGGAAAACTTCAACTTGACGATTCGACAGTGAAGAGAAGTGCTGAGCCGTTGAAAGTTAAAGATTTGATGTCGGTATGGATAAATTTGGTGTTGGCTTATTTTGTgggaattttgtgttttttatgtgaaatttcGGTTTATCGACGGAAGATTCGGAAGGAAAATGAAGCTCGATGGAAGTGGTTTTTAGATTAA